A window from Rhodothermales bacterium encodes these proteins:
- a CDS encoding sigma-54-dependent Fis family transcriptional regulator, with protein MSEAVNDSPRTSFQALTDIALVINSIQEPGALLEKVLEIAMDTLQAERGFLLLEDETDPRGFTVSVRQNVSDRQIDDLMNVSTNVVHQVLQTGEPVVVAEALEDERYAGAESIVLQQIQSIACVPLRIKSRQIGAVYLDSVKKRGRFTPNSLPFLTAFANQSAIAIEHAQFYQTLRNENRQLRREIAQINGFDGIIGQSPRMQDVFRTISRVLDTDASVLIEGESGTGKELVARAIHYNGARKNKPFVALFCGSLPDSLLESELFGHKKGAFTGATTDKIGLFEAANGGTVLLDEVGDLSPRMQTSLLRVLQEGEIKRVGENEVRKVDVRVVSATNKPLRELIQAKEFREDLYYRLNTISITTPALRHRRSDIPLLANYFLDRFAIDKRAFIKGFSPEALHALQHHPWPGNVRELENTVRRAVVMATESLISVADLQLPEAEAMDPFEPGITLKEGERRLVTRTLKEYDGNISETARVLEVSRSWLHYKLKEWDEPKK; from the coding sequence ATGAGCGAGGCGGTAAACGACTCACCCCGTACTTCTTTTCAGGCGCTGACCGATATCGCGCTCGTCATCAACTCCATCCAGGAGCCCGGCGCGCTGCTCGAAAAAGTGCTCGAGATCGCCATGGACACCCTCCAGGCGGAGCGGGGATTTCTGCTGCTCGAGGACGAGACCGACCCCAGGGGATTCACCGTCAGCGTGCGCCAGAATGTGAGCGACCGCCAGATCGACGACCTGATGAACGTGTCGACGAACGTCGTGCATCAGGTGCTGCAGACGGGCGAGCCCGTCGTCGTGGCGGAGGCGCTGGAGGACGAACGGTATGCCGGCGCGGAGAGCATCGTGCTCCAGCAGATCCAGTCCATCGCCTGCGTGCCGCTGCGGATCAAGAGCCGGCAGATCGGGGCGGTATACCTGGACAGCGTCAAGAAACGCGGCCGTTTCACGCCCAACAGCCTGCCGTTTCTAACCGCCTTTGCCAACCAGTCCGCCATCGCCATCGAACACGCGCAGTTCTACCAGACGCTGCGCAACGAGAACCGGCAGCTCCGGCGGGAGATCGCCCAGATCAACGGGTTCGACGGCATCATCGGGCAGAGCCCGCGGATGCAGGACGTGTTTCGGACGATCTCGCGCGTGCTCGACACCGACGCGAGCGTGCTGATCGAGGGCGAGAGCGGCACCGGCAAGGAACTCGTGGCGCGCGCGATCCACTACAACGGCGCCCGCAAAAACAAGCCGTTCGTCGCGCTGTTCTGTGGCTCGCTGCCGGACAGCCTCCTCGAGAGCGAGCTGTTCGGCCATAAAAAAGGCGCTTTTACGGGCGCGACGACGGACAAAATCGGTCTCTTCGAGGCCGCAAACGGCGGCACGGTGCTGCTGGACGAGGTGGGCGACCTGTCGCCGCGCATGCAGACGTCGCTGCTGCGCGTCCTGCAGGAAGGGGAAATCAAGCGCGTGGGCGAGAACGAGGTGCGCAAGGTCGACGTGCGCGTCGTGTCGGCGACGAACAAGCCGCTCCGCGAGCTGATCCAGGCGAAGGAGTTCCGCGAGGACCTCTATTACCGGCTCAACACCATCTCGATCACCACGCCGGCCCTGCGGCATCGGCGCAGCGACATCCCGCTGCTGGCCAACTACTTTCTGGATCGGTTCGCCATCGACAAGCGCGCCTTCATCAAAGGGTTTTCGCCCGAGGCCCTGCACGCCCTCCAGCACCATCCCTGGCCGGGCAACGTCCGCGAGCTGGAGAACACCGTCCGCCGCGCCGTCGTGATGGCCACGGAAAGCCTGATCAGCGTGGCCGATCTGCAGCTCCCCGAGGCCGAGGCGATGGACCCGTTCGAGCCCGGCATTACGCTCAAGGAAGGCGAGCGCCGGCTCGTGACGCGCACCCTGAAGGAATACGACGGCAACATCTCCGAAACCGCCCGGGTGCTCGAGGTATCCCGAAGCTGGCTCCATTACAAGCTGAAGGAGTGGGACGAGCCGAAGAAGTAG